In Clostridium thermosuccinogenes, the genomic stretch TACGAAATTCTCCGAGGCGATAAGCTCTATATTATTTCTTTGGCGATTTACTTCATCCTCTATAGCCCTGGCTATATCAGGATCAACTTTTTTTATCTGATTCAAGCTGTACATCTTCTATCCTCCTGTTTGTAAAATCAATGTTCCTAATGGACTTTATAATAAAAAATGCTATTAATCTTTATAATAAAAAAAATGCTAGTAATATTAACGTCTTTTATTGACATCTTTATAAAGCTGCATTTATAGCTTGTATTGATGATATTATCATGGCTTAATCAAATGCATAAATAAAAAACTTTAGCAATAAATATACATTTAATCAAATTATAATAACTAAAAAAAGGCATGTCAACAAATTGTCAAAAAAGATGGAAAAATCATCTTTCTGGTAAACTGTGGCCTTAAAGGTCATACTGCAGGCCTGCAGGCTCAAAGGACCTTATACAGCTCGTCCGAATCAGGCTGCGGTATGCACTCTTCGTGCTCGCCGGAAACCATCTTTTTATCCGGACCTGCAGTAACTTCCCCAATTATTGCAGCCGGGATACCGTTGCTTTTTAGTTTTTTCACCAGACCTTCTCCATCAGGACAGGTTATAAGCATGCAGCCGCTGGATATGAGCTTAAGGGGATCAATGTTGAAGAGCTCTGTGATTTGGGCCGTCTCCGGCTCGACAGGTATTCTCTCCCTATATACAATTACCCCTGTCCCTGAGGCTTCGGCAACCTCCCAAAGGGCTCCAAGGACGCCTCCCTCTGTGACATCATGCATGGCATTTACACCATATTCTCCAGCGATTTTTCCTTCCTTTACAGCGCTTATCCTGTTTATGAAGGTCTTTGCCCTGTCAGCAAGCTCCTGTCCAAGTTTGCTTGCCACATATTCCTCTTTGTCGTGAGCTATGATGGCGGTTCCTTCGAGGCCGGCAGATTTCGTCAAAATTATCTGATCTCCCGGCTTTGCTCCCGAAGTGGTAACCATTTTTTCTTTAAGGACCTTTCCCACCGAAGTGCATACAATTACACATCGGTTGACTGCCTCCGTAATCTCCGTATGTCCTCCGATTATGTCAACGTCCAAGGCAGTGGCTTCCTGGGCTATTTGACCCATAATAGTCTCTATGTCTTCTTCCGTCGTATCCGGCGGAGCAAGAAGGGTGATAAGAAGACCCAGCGGTTCTACACCACAGGAAGCTATATCATTGCAGGATACATGAACTGCCAGCCTGCCTATCTCATTCACTGCTCCGGTAATAGGATCGGTGGACAGCAAACATACATTTTCGCCGAAATCCACAGCACAGCAATCTTCGCCTATGTTAGGCCTGACCAGAATATCGGGCCTTTTTGATTTTAATTTGTCCAGTATGATTTTTTTCAAAACATCATTAGGTAGCTTTCCAACTTTCATTTGTGTTTGCCTCCGTCATAGCCAACTTGGTATGTGTTATCCTGTAAACGTAAAAAGACAGGCAGTTCCAACCTTGCGGATACATCTGTATAAGTAGGTTTATTCATGCCTCCCCATCTGCTCCCTCAGCACCTGCAATTGCTCCCGGGCTGTGTTCATAAGCTTCGCATTTTTCCTTGCCTCCGGGGAGCTGATCAGCTTGCTGAACCATTTGAGTGCTTCTTCATATTCATCCAGCCTGCGGTTCAGCTCAGCAATCAGATAAATGCAGGTGAATTCATCCAGCTTGTCCAACGGAAATCTCTCATTCTGGTATGCATCGTAATAATTTTTGAGGGAAAATTCGAGGAACTGTCTTTCTTTTTCTTTATCTCCTTTAAATCTATACAGCCAGGCTATCCTCAGGCATACTTTAGCAAATTCGCTGCAAGGAGCATTCCTTACCTGCAAATT encodes the following:
- a CDS encoding DUF2225 domain-containing protein, which translates into the protein MDNSVSNSIYNSSVTCPVCGSNFEVTKVKIRSCKVVSRDSDFCTYYENINPLLYDVWVCENCGYSSMKDKFEEIGAKSAAIIRKEIKPRWTKRSFSGERTVDGALEAFKLALYNLQVRNAPCSEFAKVCLRIAWLYRFKGDKEKERQFLEFSLKNYYDAYQNERFPLDKLDEFTCIYLIAELNRRLDEYEEALKWFSKLISSPEARKNAKLMNTAREQLQVLREQMGRHE
- a CDS encoding AIR synthase family protein translates to MKVGKLPNDVLKKIILDKLKSKRPDILVRPNIGEDCCAVDFGENVCLLSTDPITGAVNEIGRLAVHVSCNDIASCGVEPLGLLITLLAPPDTTEEDIETIMGQIAQEATALDVDIIGGHTEITEAVNRCVIVCTSVGKVLKEKMVTTSGAKPGDQIILTKSAGLEGTAIIAHDKEEYVASKLGQELADRAKTFINRISAVKEGKIAGEYGVNAMHDVTEGGVLGALWEVAEASGTGVIVYRERIPVEPETAQITELFNIDPLKLISSGCMLITCPDGEGLVKKLKSNGIPAAIIGEVTAGPDKKMVSGEHEECIPQPDSDELYKVL